From Vespula vulgaris chromosome 11, iyVesVulg1.1, whole genome shotgun sequence, the proteins below share one genomic window:
- the LOC127067477 gene encoding speckle-type POZ protein B-like gives MRWERGPIARFRIICELEDNIEPVFQKIVIKINSFVISDTFTLKTERPEYFEWATCSLPKDIKDSDNFEIHFTIEHNIPIIKRNTMNSSIKIAPRKFELYERLKTMYYDKPCTDVKISVGDKEFLAHKSILSRSPVFAAMFSYEMLENRRNIVEIKEVNPNVFEILLKFLYLGEVDEIKITESTNDLLIELMKVADIYQMEDLKTKLVDIAMTTINISNAVNYLILADQYNIMDLKKSSMLFIRKNHAKIKDTKSFENVIQKYPALKAEMFCYLLKE, from the coding sequence ATGAGATGGGAAAGAGGACCAATAGCACGATTTCGTATAATATGTGAATTGGAAGACAATATCGAACcagtatttcaaaaaatagtaattaaaattaattcgtttgtGATAAGCGATACTTTCACACTAAAAACAGAAAGACCGGAATATTTCGAATGGGCTACATGTAGCTTACCCAAAGATATCAAGGATTCCGATAACTTCGAAATTCATTTTACCATCGAACATAATATTCCTATAATCAAAAGGAATACGATGAATAGTTCCATCAAGATTGCTCCTAGAAAATTCGAGCTTTACGAACGTTTGAAAACGATGTACTACGACAAGCCATGTACCGATGTTAAAATAAGTGTCGGTGATAAAGAGTTCTTAGCACATAAGTCGATACTCTCTAGAAGTCCTGTATTCGCAGCTATGTTCTCTTACGAAATGTTAGAAAACAGAAGGAATATTGTCGAAATTAAGGAAGTGAATCCTAAtgtctttgaaattttattgaaatttctttacCTCGGAGAAGTCGACGAAATCAAGATTACAGAATCTACGAACGACTTGCTTATAGAATTAATGAAAGTGGCAGATATTTATCAGATGGAAGATTTAAAAACTAAACTGGTCGACATAGCAATGACAACTATAAACATTTCCAATGCTGTAAATTATCTCATTCTAGCCGaccaatataatataatggatTTGAAGAAGTCAAGTATGTTATTTATACGAAAGAATCATGCGAAAATTAAAGATACCAAGTCGTTTGAAAATGTAATACAAAAGTATCCAGCATTAAAGGCAGAAAtgttttgttatcttttaaaGGAATAA
- the LOC127067482 gene encoding uncharacterized Golgi apparatus membrane protein-like protein CG5021 isoform X2, translating into MASASVPLLMDDDTITFEEEDEIVPSDKLKHPYITMFHLAFRISAIVVYMMCQLFSNSFIASFVVVVLLLSMDFWTVKNITGRLMVGLRWWNYIDDNGKSNWVFESKKYHINMAEARIFWLALILCPLLWSVLFVTALFRLNFQWLLLVCIAIILNGANLYGYVKCKMGGNQYISTATSDFFKKQIIQNVASMMTRSPPTNNPNQQTNVI; encoded by the exons ATGGCGTCTGCTTCG GTACCCTTACTGATGGATGACGATACTATAACCTTTGAGGAAGAGGATGAAATTGTTCCAAGTGATAAACTCAA GCATCCATACATCACCATGTTCCACCTAGCATTTAGAATATCGGCTATAGTAGTTTATATGATGtgtcaattattttcaaatagcTTTATCGCAAGTTTTGTCGTCGTTGTACTTCTTTTGTCCATGGATTTTTGGAccgttaaaaatataactgGAAGATTGATGGTTGGACTTAGATGGTGGAATTATATAGACGACAATGGAAAGAGCAACTGGGTATTCGAATCTAAAAAG TACCATATTAACATGGCAGAGGCACGTATCTTCTGGTTGGCATTGATACTGTGTCCACTTTTGTGGTCGGTATTATTTGTTACAGCCTTATTTCGTTTAAACTTTCAATGGCTATTACTCGTATGTATCGCAATCATATTAAATGGAGCAAATCTTTACGGATACGTGAAATGTAAAATGGGAGGTAACCAGTATATTTCAACAGCTACCAGTGACTTCTTTAAGAAACAAATCATACAAAAT GTTGCGTCCATGATGACGAGGAGCCCACCAACAAATAATCCAAATCAACAGactaatgtaatataa
- the LOC127067482 gene encoding uncharacterized Golgi apparatus membrane protein-like protein CG5021 isoform X1 has protein sequence MASASVPLLMDDDTITFEEEDEIVPSDKLKHPYITMFHLAFRISAIVVYMMCQLFSNSFIASFVVVVLLLSMDFWTVKNITGRLMVGLRWWNYIDDNGKSNWVFESKKGAQQYHINMAEARIFWLALILCPLLWSVLFVTALFRLNFQWLLLVCIAIILNGANLYGYVKCKMGGNQYISTATSDFFKKQIIQNVASMMTRSPPTNNPNQQTNVI, from the exons ATGGCGTCTGCTTCG GTACCCTTACTGATGGATGACGATACTATAACCTTTGAGGAAGAGGATGAAATTGTTCCAAGTGATAAACTCAA GCATCCATACATCACCATGTTCCACCTAGCATTTAGAATATCGGCTATAGTAGTTTATATGATGtgtcaattattttcaaatagcTTTATCGCAAGTTTTGTCGTCGTTGTACTTCTTTTGTCCATGGATTTTTGGAccgttaaaaatataactgGAAGATTGATGGTTGGACTTAGATGGTGGAATTATATAGACGACAATGGAAAGAGCAACTGGGTATTCGAATCTAAAAAG GGTGCTCAACAGTACCATATTAACATGGCAGAGGCACGTATCTTCTGGTTGGCATTGATACTGTGTCCACTTTTGTGGTCGGTATTATTTGTTACAGCCTTATTTCGTTTAAACTTTCAATGGCTATTACTCGTATGTATCGCAATCATATTAAATGGAGCAAATCTTTACGGATACGTGAAATGTAAAATGGGAGGTAACCAGTATATTTCAACAGCTACCAGTGACTTCTTTAAGAAACAAATCATACAAAAT GTTGCGTCCATGATGACGAGGAGCCCACCAACAAATAATCCAAATCAACAGactaatgtaatataa
- the LOC127067482 gene encoding uncharacterized Golgi apparatus membrane protein-like protein CG5021 isoform X3, whose translation MDDDTITFEEEDEIVPSDKLKHPYITMFHLAFRISAIVVYMMCQLFSNSFIASFVVVVLLLSMDFWTVKNITGRLMVGLRWWNYIDDNGKSNWVFESKKGAQQYHINMAEARIFWLALILCPLLWSVLFVTALFRLNFQWLLLVCIAIILNGANLYGYVKCKMGGNQYISTATSDFFKKQIIQNVASMMTRSPPTNNPNQQTNVI comes from the exons ATGGATGACGATACTATAACCTTTGAGGAAGAGGATGAAATTGTTCCAAGTGATAAACTCAA GCATCCATACATCACCATGTTCCACCTAGCATTTAGAATATCGGCTATAGTAGTTTATATGATGtgtcaattattttcaaatagcTTTATCGCAAGTTTTGTCGTCGTTGTACTTCTTTTGTCCATGGATTTTTGGAccgttaaaaatataactgGAAGATTGATGGTTGGACTTAGATGGTGGAATTATATAGACGACAATGGAAAGAGCAACTGGGTATTCGAATCTAAAAAG GGTGCTCAACAGTACCATATTAACATGGCAGAGGCACGTATCTTCTGGTTGGCATTGATACTGTGTCCACTTTTGTGGTCGGTATTATTTGTTACAGCCTTATTTCGTTTAAACTTTCAATGGCTATTACTCGTATGTATCGCAATCATATTAAATGGAGCAAATCTTTACGGATACGTGAAATGTAAAATGGGAGGTAACCAGTATATTTCAACAGCTACCAGTGACTTCTTTAAGAAACAAATCATACAAAAT GTTGCGTCCATGATGACGAGGAGCCCACCAACAAATAATCCAAATCAACAGactaatgtaatataa